The segment TTGAATGAAACTTCAAATAATAAGAGGGTTCTTCATATTTCCCTTTAGATAAATTTTCAATCCAAGATGCAATATAGAGTAAGGGAGCACCTAATTGTCTTCCAAAAAATGAGGCAATTATTATTCCAATTATTATGATAGAAAGAATCCATAGATTATTCATCCAATAAAGAAAGGGATTATTTTCAGTTGACGGTTTTCCTAAGACCCATGTTAAATCCTGATTATCCAAAGTTTTATACCATGTAGAAAGCTGATAGCCCTTTTTAGCAGGATAAAGGTAATCGGACACTAATTCCCCTGGTATATAATGCTCTGGTATACTTTTAGGTTTATTGAAAGAAAAGACTTCGTCACCCTGTTCATCTAATACTTGCATCCACATTTTATTTTTGATTAAATCTTCTTTTATTTTTGAGCTTACTGAAAGGTTTTGATCAACAACAACCGTACTTTCAACAATTTTGCTAATCAATAATTGTGGAGTTTCTGTTTTGTTATATCCAAGAAAGAAGCTGAATATAACGATACTAACTACGATGAATAAGCCCCAAATAAACATCAACCAAAAAAGACGCGATACGAAGTAATAGGCGACGCGATTTTTTAATTTCACAATAATTCCTCATTTGTGCCTGCTTCAAATATATATCCTAATCCTCGAACTGTTCTTATCCATTTAGGCCTACTAGGATCTTTCTCTATTTTTTCACGTAAACGTCGTATATGTACCATCACCGTACTATCCCCACCATAAAATTCCCCCCATACATCTTTATAAATTTGATGTTTACTCAAAATTCGGTTAGGATGTTCGCAAAAATAGAATAAAAGTTTCATTTCCTGAGTAGGACATTCTATCCTTACATCATCAACAATAAGTATTCCAGTATTGGGATCTATTTTAAAATATCCATAATTATATACGTTTTTACGTGAATGCGATGATGGAATTTGAGTAGAACGCTTTAATTGGGCTTTCACACGAGCTACGACTTCTAAAGGGTTAAAAGGCTTTGTAATATAGTCATCTCCTCCAAAACTAAACCCCTGCAATTTATCTAAATCTGTAGTTTTAGCTGTTAAAAATAATATAGGTACATTTGTATTAGAGCGAATTTTGCTACATAAAGTAAACCCATCAATATCAGGTAACATAACATCCAACAATATAATGTGAGGATTTTCTTGTATTGTTGTTAACAAAGTCTCGGCTCCTGTGCTGGCTTTTAAAATATTTTGGAATCCTTCCTTTTCAAAAACGACTGTTAATAAATCTAGAATATGCTGATCGTCATCGACAATAAGAATTTTATGTTCTTCGAGTTTGAAAGTCATATTTGTTCCCCCTTCCTAACTTAGTATTATTTTACATTAAATATAAGTTGAAGTATTTGTTACGGAAGAGAATTTATATTCCGTTAAGTGTTCTGAATAGTCAAATTATTTAATGGCCGTTGATTTTACGTAGATGTGGCATAAATAGATAGCAATTTTCAGGAGATATCGTTAAGGAAATGTTTAGAAAGAGTTTAGTTCATGTTAAAAAAGTTTCGTTTACGATAGAAATGAGGTGAGGAACAGATGAGTGATCTAATATTAATGACAAAAGAGCTAACCAAAAAGTATAAGAAGCATACTTCTGTGGATGGGGTGAACTTAAGAATTGAACGAGGACAAATTTATGGTTTCCTTGGACCT is part of the Solibacillus sp. FSL K6-1523 genome and harbors:
- a CDS encoding response regulator transcription factor; translated protein: MTFKLEEHKILIVDDDQHILDLLTVVFEKEGFQNILKASTGAETLLTTIQENPHIILLDVMLPDIDGFTLCSKIRSNTNVPILFLTAKTTDLDKLQGFSFGGDDYITKPFNPLEVVARVKAQLKRSTQIPSSHSRKNVYNYGYFKIDPNTGILIVDDVRIECPTQEMKLLFYFCEHPNRILSKHQIYKDVWGEFYGGDSTVMVHIRRLREKIEKDPSRPKWIRTVRGLGYIFEAGTNEELL